The following DNA comes from Alnus glutinosa chromosome 6, dhAlnGlut1.1, whole genome shotgun sequence.
CCTCTCCATCAACTTCGCCGTCACCCTCCGACTCCACTGACATCAGAAGCGGTTCCACCGGCCTCCCGCAATCGGAGAGTGTTGTGCACGCGCCGGTGCGTAAAGGGACAGATCCGGCTTTCCCCCTTCCCCCGCCTCTGCTGTTGGTGGTCTAGAGCTGTTCCTGGTGTTAGCCGATGGAGAGAGGTCCTCCGAAGTAGGTGCGTGGACTACACGCGCCATCTCCAGGGACTCCCAGTCCTTGCCCCACCGCCGTTTAGATGCTGTTGTTGTGTTGTGATTTTTTTCCATCTTTTGTATTTCTGGGCATTTAAATTTGTGTGTTTCTGTTATATTTGTATGTTCTGTAGGATTTTCTGTTGTGTATTCTGTTGTGGTCTCTGTAATGTAATGTTGTGGTCTTTGTAATGGTTACCCTCGTGGTGTTTGGATCCTATGAATCCTACATTCGCTTTGGTTCAAGTTTTTTGGCATTCGTATCAAGGCTCAATTAGCTCGCATCTTCGGAAGTATTGAGCCTGTTTGacaaattggttttttttttttttttttttttaagaactgttttcaaaaataaaaattgaaaaccgttttctgtaattttttgttaaaaaagcgTTTGACAAACTGTTtctaaaaacaattttaaaaacctaaaacagTTGTTAAGGTGTTTGGACAACTGTTACTTACAAAGAAATCAAACCAAGCAATAAAAGTAAAGCCTATTTTTTTCTAACAATCTTGATACAAAAAGCTTGGTCTCTATGAGTCTATGACtccaatatttaataataaaactacAAATTATCTGCCTCATATCATACTCCAAACTTTTGATAAGGAAGCTTTAAGTGCAGATACATAATTTACATGGTAGGAGATTACAATATTTCACATACAATTTGATGAATCAAACCGTAGAGATCATGCCAATACACACAATAAAACTTCATGTCGCATACAATAGATGCCATCGTCCAGAAACATTAAACTTGTCCATTGTGGGGATTCACCATCTTCAACGTGTAGGTCAACTCCAACATCAACCATATTTTCACCCCCTATATCTCCATTATGTAGCTTCTCATCACCATACAATATGCTATCAACTGTATACTGTTCTTCATCTTCCTTATCATGCTCTCCATAAGGTATCTAACTGATCAATTTCATCACAATTTCCTGAATATAGCACAACACAATTTTTCCAGGCCTTCACAACATCTAATAgtcaaaaaacaataataaaaatcagTCCACTTCTAAAAATCAGAAGGATAACTTTCTACAAATATCAATACTTAAAGAAATCCCAAAACACACGGGAAAACAATTCAATCCAATCATTGTTTCAAAATTCAGTATGGTATCATAGTTATACGACTAGACGTTCTCTATTTTCTTCATCTGTTTCATTGAGGTTTTTCTTTAAAGACCTTCCCTACCCTTTCTCATGTCAACTACAGATTCTACAACCTCAAGTCCAACTTCCACAATGTCTCGTCCCCatcttcctcctataaatacattcaattttttcaaactaacaaaaaataaatttcgtCTCAAGAACATGATGAACATCCAATTATCCAAATGCGATACTCAAGGAATAATTTGTAATGAGCAATGGTCTTACTAACCCAAAGAAATGGAACAATGTAATAATCCCCATGAGACCCAGTACCCAATTACTAACAAACTATCCCATAAATTCGAAGAATCAGATTTCTCACCTACAAAACCCATTAAATGaaatgacaaagaaaaaaagaaaagaaagacagtGGTAGGTACTGAAAGGTAGTGACGGAAGGGAAATCACAAGTGGTGGACCTTACCTCCAGCAATTGTCCAACAATTTCTCTGTGGCTATTCCCTCTTTCGGTAATTGCTTGGCTCTGGAGCACCTCGACATCTTTGCCAACAAGTTCTCAGGGGACGTTGCCGGCGCCCTCTCCTTGTGCGACCACCGCGCCTTCTTGAACATCTTCAGCAACCGATTCCCATTTCGGCACTCCTGATGGAGAATCTGTGCCACCTCTACCTTGCCGGAAACAGATTCTAGGGCGAAATTCCCCCTAGGAAGAGCTATGTTTACTGGGTCGATTCTCGCAAGTTTGCACAATTGTTCTTAGTTGGTCTCGCTGGATTTGAGCTTTAATTACCTCATCATTCCCACGAATCGAACCCCAGATCAACACTTCTTCCCTCGTTACTGTGCACTTAAGATAAGGCGCATTTAGTTGTTCCGCAAACATACAAATGAGaactgtttttgaaaacaagttagacttgttttcaattttcgtgtttttcagtgtttttgtttttaaaacaagtaGCCAAACGCTTAGCTACAGTAATAAAACCTGTtttgctgttttgaaaacagaaaacctgttttcaaaacaataacCAAACAGGCTCATTGTCTTTGCAAACTCTCATTCAtagtttctcttttttctttatgttttaggTTGTTAGCCCTAGTTAATGTAATTTCTTTTGCATGtatctatattaaaaaaaaaaagaaaaaaagaaagagagaaatgacTTTTTGTATTTGATACTTTCAAAGATAGTATGGCCATGCATGGTAACATTATGAATTCCAAAACCATTGGCTTCAAGCCTTCAATGGATGACCATATCGGCGCTCATGACTTTTTCTAGGAGTAGGACCTCCaccatttcacttaaaatgaaaAGGAGCCGATCCTTTTTCTAGGCGTAAAAGACTACTCCGTTGACAGAAGAAGTCGGTTTCCTCTCTCTAGTTTTTCTCTTTCGAGGAATTTAGGGTTTTGAGAAgatttatggtgcgtttggttcgtaataatattcaatattcgaaccgggtttttattcaaaaacccatacccggatccaagttgaataaaacccatgggtcacttgaataaagtttgaatagtttgaataaacccatcatatatttattattattattctttaccataccaatcattatacacaacttttcatacaatccaatcattttatactattataaaacacttttttaaaacccatcatatattttttattattattttttaccataccaatcattatacacaacttttcatacaatccaatcatttccaatcactttatactattataaaacacctttttccaatctttcaaattcaacacccaaacacatattcaaaagaatctaaaattatattcaacatccaaacacattttcattgccttgaaatccgtgatcagattcagaatattattcatattcgaaatattcgatacccaaacgcaccattagtCTCCTGCTGTTCACTGCTGGGAGTTCAGGTATTTTTTGGTTGCTGTGTGGTACTATCTCTTGTGCTTGTGGGTGATTGGTTTTCATTGGGCTATGGAGGATATATTATATAAACTGGGTGACGTTATGACTTTGACGGAAGGAGAAAAACTTGGTATCACTATTAATGAAGATGACACTGCCGACTTGCGTTCTAAAAGTGGGCTTTGTCTTATCGGTAGATTGCTTTCAGAACGACGGGTTCAAAAGGAAGCTTTCCATCTTATGATGTCTCGTTTATGGAAAACATTTGCGTCGGTAACCTTCAAGGAAATACATGATAACATGTGGCTCTTGGAGTTTGCCAATGAATCGGATAAAAGAAGAATTAAGGAGGGTAGGCCTTGGCTATTTGATAGAAGCGTTTTGGTTCTAAAGGAGGTGGATGACAGTACACCTCCTCTTCAGATGGATTTTACCAAAGCTTTGTTTTGGGTACAGGTGCATGATATGCCTTTAACATGCATGAATAAGGGAGTGGGGCTCCGTATTGGGGAATCTCTAGGGAAGGTTGAGGAAGTGGATGTCACGAGTGAAGGTATAGGATGGGGGAGATGTCTTCGTATTCGAATCTTTTTGGATCTCACTAAACCTCTTGAACGAGGTAGGGCTCTGCTTATTAATGGGAAATCAGTGTGGATTTCGTTCAAGTACGAAAAGTTTCCTCAGTTTTGTTATTCATGTGGTCGGATTTTCCATGGGAAGAACAACTGTAGGGGAAGTGGAGGATTTCGTTTGAATGGTGAGGCAGTGGTCAAACAGTGGGGTGCATGGATGTGGGCAGATGACTTTCGATTCCAGAAGGGGAAATTTTCGAAGGGGAATTCAAGTGGAGCAACAACGGAGTCAGAGGATTTCGGCAATTTGGGGGCAGCTGGTGATGGTAGTTCAGTTGATAAGGGCAAATCAAAAATTGGCTGTATAAGTAGGAATAATCAAAATGTTCCAATAATTCCGATAGTTGAGGCTAGAGTTGCGGTAGACGGTAGTTGTTCATACTTCTCACCATCCTGTTGATGTGGGTCTGAAGGAGTCTATCTCTCAATTTCCTATTGAGGGAGGAATTCTAAGGAACACAGAAAATGTGGAAAAAGAGGGTTGTTCGGTAGAGCCTTTCTCGGAGGAGCTTATGGAATGTTACGTGCAGGAGGATCATGGGGGTCTTGTTTCTAAACAAAATAGTTTGGCTGGTCCAGCTGTCTTTGTAGCTGCTTCTCTTTCGCACGATCTTCATGTATGCAAAGGGTATGTGTCTATAGTGGACGATACACAGGGGTCTTCTTCTCCCATGGAAAATTCCATTATGCAGCACAACGTCCAAACTCCAGGGATGTCTGAGGAACATACCAGTGTGCGTCTCTCTCGTACCTGGAAACGGAGGCCACGAGATTCTGTTTTGGGGACGTGTGTGTCGGCTATTAGAGGCAAGCGGAAAGAAGTGGATATTACTCCTCTTTCTTTGAAGGAGAAGGCTGCAGGAAATAAGAAAGGACGGAAGGATGAGTCGATTAATGATCCATTGGCGATGGAGGAGGCTGTTGAACAGCCCCGCCTGCCACAATGATTCTGCTAAGCTGGAATTGCCGAGGGCTTGGCAACCCTCGGACAATTCGGGACCTCCACCAATTGGTGAAGGAAAAGAGGCCAAACATGGTGTTTCTTATGGAAACACTTTGTGCACAAAGGCATATGGATCGTATAAGGAGTCGGTTGGGCTTTGACAGTATGTTTGTTGTTAATCTGGTGGGTCGAAGCGGAGGTTTAGCTCTTTTGTGGTTGCATTCAAATGCTCttgatatttataattattctaGGTTTCATATAAATGCAGTGGTGAAAGATTTGGATGGGAATGAATAATGGCATTTCACCGGTTTTATGGCCAACTGAACAGTGCTAAAAGAATGGAATCATGGGCTTTGCTCAAACATTTAAGCCGGTTTCAGCCCCTGCCTTGGTTATGTGCAGGggatttcaatgaaattttgGAGCAAAAAGAGAAGGAGGGGGCTACACTTCGACGTGAATCTCAAATGAATAATTTTAGACACTGTTTGGAGGGATGTGGCTTGGGAGATTTGGGGTTCATTGGTCCCTATTTTACCTGGAATAACGGACGAGATGATGAAGATTTTATGCAAGAGTGTTTGGATCGAGCTGTGGCAAACCGGGAATGGAATCTCATTTTCCCTTTTGTATCTGTGACTGTTTTGGCTGCATCACGTTCGGATCACAATCCTCTTTTGATCCAATTTTCTGAATTTCAAGAGGAGATGCAGCAATATCGAAGGAGGTTTAAATTTGAAGAAGCTTGGACTAAGGATGTGGAGTATAGTAGTATAGTCCAATCGGCTTGGGGAGGAAATAGTTTTGGAGAATCAGATATTCGGGCAGTTCAGATCAAATTATCTTCGTGTCAACACAAGCTCTCACGTTGGAGTAAAAAGAAATTTGGCCAATCCGAGGAGAgtttaaagagaaagaaaaatcagcTCCTTCATCTTCAATCTAGTTCGAGACCGGGTACTGTTGTGGAGATTAAACGGATAAAGGCTGAAATTGAGGAGATATTATTAAGGGAGGACTTGTACTGGAAACAACGCTCAAAACAGAATTGGTTTCAACATGGGGACAGGAACACTCAATTTTTTCATTCTTGGGCGAATCACCGTCGGAAGATTAATACTATTCGAAGTATCACAGATGGGGTAGGCCGGGtttggagaaagaagaaagatttgaGCAATTTGTTCCTTTCTTATTATAGGGATTTGTTTGCCACTACTAATCCTACTGGCATTTCAAATTGTTTACAATTTGTGAATGGCCGGGTAACTCTATCTATGAATCAAAGGCTTCTTCAACCTTTTACGGAGGAGGAGGTTAGGGTGGCCCTTTTCCAAATACATCCTTTGAAGTCTCCGGGTCCGGATGGGTATTTTGTAGGTTTCTATCAAAAATCTTGGGATGTTGTGGGTAAGGAGGTGACTCGGGcagttttattagttttaaatgGAGGGTCTATGGAGGCTGGGCTGAATGTTACTAACATTTGTTTAATTCCTAAGGTGACTAACCCTACAAGTGTAACCGAGTTTCGGCCAATTAGTCTATGTAATGtgctttataaaataatttcaaaagccATTGCCAATCGGTTGAAACATGTGTTGCCTCATATCATTTCACAGGAACAAAGCGCATTCATTCCAGGAAGGCTCATAACGGACAATATTTTGGTGGCTTTCGAAACATTACATACTATGGATACGTGGTTAAAGGGTCATGGCCATGAAATTGGATATGAGCAAGGCCTATGATAGGCTTGAGTGGGACTTTTTGGAAGAGATGATGAGGAAGCTTGGATTTGATAATAGGTGGGTCAACCTTTTGATGTCTTGTGTCCGTACAGTTTCCTATGCTATTCTTGTTAATGGACAGCTTTTGGTCAAATTATCCCGACTAGAGGTATTCGTCAAGGTGACCCTCTatcaccttatttttttttatcttatgtgCGGAGGCAATGTCTACAATGATACAACATTCAGTTTACGAAGGTTCTATTACGGGCATTCCCATTTCTAGAGGAGGGATTCGGATTAATCATCTCCTCTTCGCCGATGATAGTCTCCTATTTTGTCGGGCAAATTTAAGAGAATGGGATCATATACATCGACTTCTTGGGCAGTATGAGGCAGCTTCAGGGCAGCAACTAAATCGTGCGAAAacgtctttatttttcagtcgTAATACTCAAATGGATGATAGGATGTTAATCCTAAATGGTACGGGGCTCAACTCAACTGCAAATTTTGAGAAATACCTTGGTTTACAGGCTCTAATTGGAAGATCTAGGATCTCCACTTTCAATGGCATAAAGGGTAGGATTTGGAATCGGATTAACGGATGGAAGGAGAAGTTTCTTTCCCATGCCGGGAAGGAAGTTCTCCTAAAATCGGTCATTCAAGCAATCCCCACATATACAATGAGTGTTTTTAGGTTTCCAAAGACATTATGTAAGGAGATAAATGCGATGATGGGTTGGTTTTGGTGGGGACACAAGGAAAATCTATCTAAAATTCCTTGGATGTCTTGGAAGGGAATGGGTAAGAAGAAATTGGAAGGAGGGCTGGGGTATAGAGATTTGGTCAGTTTCAATACAGCCCTTCTTGCTAAGCAGGGGTGGTGTTTATTGAAATATCCTCACACACTGGCAGcaagggtgtttaaggagaagTATTTTTCTGAAGGTGATTTTCTGAGTTCTTCATTGGGGGTTAATCCATCTTATGCATGGCGAAGCATTTGGGGTTCCAAACAACTTCTCAGAGATGGTATTATGTGGAGGATTGGTGATGGGTTGAATGTTAAAATTATGGGGGATAAATGGATACCAAACACTTTTTCtcacaaaattcaaattccaatttcaGGGATTAGTTCAGAGGCTAAAGTCAGTGATTTAATTGACATTACTGTGAATTGGTGGAATTTACCTGTAATTGAGCAATTATTCCCAGCTGATATTGTTGAACAAATATGCAGCATAGCCATTTCTCCACGATTTTTGCAAGACCGGGTGATCTAGGCAGATACAAAAACAGGGCATTTTTCAGTAAAGAGTGCATATCATCTTGAAATGGAACGTCATTCAAGTTTACAAGGATCTACCTCTTCTGCAGCTTTGACTACGCCACTGTGGAAGAAACTTTGGGAGCTGCATCTTCCACGGAatgttttgctttttctttggCAAGCTTGCAATGAGATTCTGCCCACAAAGCACAATTTATGCAAACGAAGGATTGCTGATGATCCACTCTGTCCCATGTGTGGTTTAGAAGCCGAGTCTACTGTCCATGCCATTTGGAGTTGTGAAGCAGCTAAGGCCGTGTGGAATGAGAGCCCAGTCCGAATTCAGAAGTGTCCGGTGATGGAGACTAGTTTTATGGATTTATTTGGGAAATTGCATGTCCGATTGGAGAAGGAGGAGATCGAATTACTGATCATGATTGCCCAGAAGATATGGTTTAGGAGGAATCGATGGGTTTTTGAAGGAGAGCTTGTGCCCCCCATTTGTTCGATGAAATGTGCAATTGAAGATCTAGAGGAATTTCGGAAATCCAGTGAAGGTGTGATGTCAAATGCCGGGCTTGGTTTTAGTCCTTCTACAGTGAAGTGGTCTCATCCAATGGGGAATGTGATTAAAGTGAACTGAGACTCAGCTCTCAGTCGTCGAAAGAAAATGATTGGGGTGGGAGTGGTTGCACGGGATGCAGCTGGTCGAGTAATTGCTTCTATGTGTTCAACTCAAAGGTATATTATGGACTCATCTATTGTAGAGGCTTACGGTACGCGCCAAGCAGTGCAATTTGGGCTCTTTCTGGGTATTCAATCAATTCTTTTGGAGGGCGATGCTTTAGAAATCACTAACTCTATGAACAATACCGAAGACAACGTTGGTAAGTTTGGCAATTTTATTGCGGATGCTCGGGCTACTCTTCGGGAGTTTGGGTCTTGGGTTGTTTCTCATGTAAAACGGGAAGGTAATCGGGTTGCACACAATCTTGCAAAATTTGCTATTTCTTCCGAGCAAAACAAAGTGTGGTTTGACTCTTACCCGACATGTCTGTCGGGACTTGTAAATTCTGAGCTTATTTTGCCAGTTATTTAATGATATTACAagatcccttcaaaaaaaaaaaaaaaaaaaagactattccgttccaataatttttttttttttagaaaaaataaattttatcccTTCCATGAAGTTGCAtcgcttcttttttttttttcctgcttcaAATGTTCAAAAATTAGCAACGTCTTTTTACTAAGTTTTTAAAACTGTTAATGAAATCCATCTGTTAATAATCATTGTCTTTTCTTATGGAAGAAGGCCTATGTGCACCACACATGAATTTTTAGGGAACGAAAAGTTCAAAAtgctctcatttttttttttttttttttttaaaaaaattgaaacagaaagaaaaaagaaaaaaaaggagtggATACGGCCACCTCAACCCCACAATCACAATGCCTTGAAAACTATCATCTGGACCAATAACTATTGTTCtattgttccaaaaaaaaaaaaaaaaaaacctattgtTCTagcttttcttttccattttttttttccaaaaaaaaaaaaaaaaaaatcatcttcgCTACGTGTACTCCATTTTTCTtggtattaattatttttaagagGCCTATGCATTTTAGGGTTGGTTTATAAGCACTTAAAGAAATGTAGCCACATATTGTAATTGCATTCACATAGATAAatataatgctatatatatttaaacttttacaaaaaaatttttattaattgatgtggagcttattaaTTGAAGatgattaaaacaattaataaaaaaaaatattatgagtaCTAATGTGTAAACTCCACTTCAATTCGTAAGGCTTcaattataaaagtttaagtccgtgtagcatttctttttcacatatgtttttttttatttttcaaggcAGACAGTGCCCTTCCCTTGCCTTTTGATTTTGAAAGTTTGACAATTCTACGTGGGTTTACAAGGGTTGCTCATAActataaccctttttttttttcacgggGCCAATTAGAACACATGGGCATTAATTCTGCCTTACAGATTTTTATCATGGCTAGGTGAGGGGGTTGAGTGCCCCCTCTTGACCCCCATTGCCTTCTGGTTGGCTCCAACACCTTCCAAAGAGTTTAGGAGTAGTGAGCAACCCTTATGGCCCATGCAGTGATTCAGTTACCTCCAACAGGCTAAATAGGGTCGCTGAAACAACTAATTGATGTCTTTTTGTTCACGTCGTTTGTGAGCTATCGTGAAACATTGGGttgggatttttattttttattttttagaaaaatacacatatctcTCTTAAACAACCATTCAATTGTTAACATCCCtttcaaactattaattgtaCGTCAATgtctcttttaaaattatcaaaaaatgtcaatatttttcctaatgacaaaaatactctttataaaattattaaaattaaaaaaaaaagaaaaatttataa
Coding sequences within:
- the LOC133871700 gene encoding uncharacterized protein LOC133871700, producing the protein MSTMIQHSVYEGSITGIPISRGGIRINHLLFADDSLLFCRANLREWDHIHRLLGQYEAASGQQLNRAKTSLFFSRNTQMDDRMLILNGTGLNSTANFEKYLGLQALIGRSRISTFNGIKGRIWNRINGWKEKFLSHAGKEVLLKSVIQAIPTYTMSVFRFPKTLCKEINAMMGWFWWGHKENLSKIPWMSWKGMGKKKLEGGLGYRDLVSFNTALLAKQGWCLLKYPHTLAARVFKEKYFSEGDFLSSSLGVNPSYAWRSIWGSKQLLRDGIMWRIGDGLNVKIMGDKWIPNTFSHKIQIPISGISSEAKVSDLIDITVNWWNLPVIEQLFPADIVEQICSIAISPRFLQDRVI
- the LOC133871701 gene encoding uncharacterized protein LOC133871701, whose translation is MIGVGVVARDAAGRVIASMCSTQRYIMDSSIVEAYGTRQAVQFGLFLGIQSILLEGDALEITNSMNNTEDNVGKFGNFIADARATLREFGSWVVSHVKREGNRVAHNLAKFAISSEQNKVWFDSYPTCLSGLVNSELILPVI